The Pan troglodytes isolate AG18354 chromosome 1, NHGRI_mPanTro3-v2.0_pri, whole genome shotgun sequence genome includes a region encoding these proteins:
- the SLC16A1 gene encoding monocarboxylate transporter 1 isoform X1, producing MPPAVGGPVGYTPPDGGWGWAVVIGAFISIGFSYAFPKSITVFFKEIEGIFHATTSEVSWISSIMLAVMYGGGPISSILVNKYGSRIVMIIGGCLSGCGLIAASFCNTVQQLYFCIGVIGGLGLAFNLNPALTMIGKYFYKRRPLANGLAMAGSPVFLCTLAPLNQVFFGIFGWRGSFLILGGLLLNCCVAGALMRPIGPKPTKAGKDKSKASLEKAGKSGVKKDLHDANTDLIGRHPKQEKRSVFQTINQFLDLTLFTHRGFLLYLSGNVIMFFGLFAPLVFLSSYGKSQHYSSEKSAFLLSILAFVDMVARPSMGLVANTKPIRPRIQYFFAASVVANGVCHMLAPLSTTYVGFCVYAGFFGFAFGWLSSVLFETLMDLVGPQRFSSAVGLVTIVECCPVLLGPPLLGRLNDMYGDYKYTYWACGVVLIISGIYLFIGMGINYRLLAKEQKANEQKKESKEEETSIDVAGKPNEVTKAAESPDQKDTEGGPKEEESPV from the exons ATGCCACCAGCAGTTGGAGGTCCAGTTGGATACACCCCCCCAgatggaggctggggctgggcagtGGTAATTGGAGCTTTCATTTCCATCGGCTTCTCTTATGCATTTCCCAAATCAATTACTGTCTTCTTCAAAGAGATTGAAGGTATATTCCATGCCACCACCAGCGAAGTGTCATGGATATCCTCCATAATGTTGGCTGTCATGTATGGTGGAG GTCCTATCAGCAGTATCCTGGTGAATAAATATGGAAGTCGTATAGTCATGATTATTGGTGGCTGCTTGTCAGGCTGTGGCTTGATTGCAGCTTCTTTCTGTAACACCGTACAGCAACTATACTTCTGTATTGGAGTCATTGGAG GTCTTGGGCTTGCCTTCAACTTGAATCCAGCTCTGACCATGATTGGCAAGTATTTCTACAAAAGGCGACCATTGGCCAACGGACTGGCCATGGCAGGCAGCCCTGTGTTCCTCTGTACTCTGGCCCCCCTCAATCAGGTTTTCTTCGGTATCTTTGGATGGAGAGGAAGCTTTCTAATTCTTGGGGGCTTGCTACTAAACTGCTGTGTTGCTGGAGCCCTCATGCGACCAATCGGGCCCAAGCCAACCAAGGCAGGGAAAGATAAGTCTAAAGCATCCCTTGAGAAAGCTGGAAAATCTGGTGTGAAAAAAGATCTGCATGATGCAAATACAGATCTTATTGGAAGACACCCTAAACAAGAGAAACGATCAGTCTTCCAAACAATTAATCAGTTCCTGGACTTAACCCTATTCACCCACAGAGGCTTTTTGCTATACCTCTCTGGAAATGTGATCATGTTTTTTGGACTCTTTGCACCTTTGGTGTTTCTTAGTAGTTATGGGAAGAGTCAGCATTATTCTAGTGAGAAgtctgccttccttctttccattctggcttttgttgacaTGGTAGCCCGACCATCTATGGGACTTGTAGCCAACACAAAGCCAATAAGACCTCGAATTCAGTATTTCTTTGCGGCTTCCGTTGTTGCAAATGGAGTGTGTCATATGCTAGCACCTTTATCCACTACCTATGTTGGATTCTGTGTCTATGCGGGATTCTTTGGATTTGCCTTTGGGTGGCTCAGCTCCGTATTGTTTGAAACATTGATGGACCTTGTTGGACCCCAGAGGTTCTCCAGCGCTGTGGGATTGGTGACCATTGTGGAATGCTGTCCTGTCCTCCTGGGGCCACCACTTTTAG gtCGGCTCAATGACATGTATGGAGACTACAAATACACATACTGGGCATGTGGCGTCGTCCTAATTATTTCAGGTATCTATCTCTTCATTGGCATGGGCATCAATTATCGACTTTTGgcaaaagaacagaaagcaaacgagcagaaaaaggaaagtaaagagGAAGAGACCAGTATAGATGTTGCTGGGAAGCCAAATGAAGTTACCAAAGCAGCAGAATCTCCGGACCAGAAAGACACAGAAGGAGGGCCCAAGGAGGAGGAAAGTCCAGTCTGA
- the SLC16A1 gene encoding monocarboxylate transporter 1 (The RefSeq protein has 2 substitutions compared to this genomic sequence): MPPAVGGPVGYTPPDGGWGWAVVIGAFISIGFSYAFPKSITVFFKEIEGIFHATTSEVSWISSIMLAVMYGGGPISSILVNKYGSRIVMIIGGCLSGCGLIAASFCNTVQQLYFCIGVIGGLGLAFNLNPALTMIGKYFYKRRPLANGLAMAGSPVFLCTLAPLNQVFFGIFGWRGSFLILGGLLLNCCVAGALMRPIGPKPTKAGKNKSKASLEKAGKSGVKKDLHDANTDLIGRHPKQEKRSVFQTINQFLDLTLFTHRGFLLYLSGNVIMFFGLFAPLVFLSSYGKSQHYSSEKSAFLLSILAFVDMVARPSMGLVANTKPIRPRIQYFFAASVVANGVCHMLAPLSTTYVGFCVYAGFFGFAFGWLSSVLFETLMDLVGPQRFSSAVGLVTIVECCPVLLGPPLLGRLNDMYGDYKYTYWACGVVLIISGIYLFIGMGINYRLLAKEQKANEQKMESKEEETSIDVAGKPNEVTKAAESPDQKDTEGGPKEEESPV, encoded by the exons ATGCCACCAGCAGTTGGAGGTCCAGTTGGATACACCCCCCCAgatggaggctggggctgggcagtGGTAATTGGAGCTTTCATTTCCATCGGCTTCTCTTATGCATTTCCCAAATCAATTACTGTCTTCTTCAAAGAGATTGAAGGTATATTCCATGCCACCACCAGCGAAGTGTCATGGATATCCTCCATAATGTTGGCTGTCATGTATGGTGGAG GTCCTATCAGCAGTATCCTGGTGAATAAATATGGAAGTCGTATAGTCATGATTATTGGTGGCTGCTTGTCAGGCTGTGGCTTGATTGCAGCTTCTTTCTGTAACACCGTACAGCAACTATACTTCTGTATTGGAGTCATTGGAG GTCTTGGGCTTGCCTTCAACTTGAATCCAGCTCTGACCATGATTGGCAAGTATTTCTACAAAAGGCGACCATTGGCCAACGGACTGGCCATGGCAGGCAGCCCTGTGTTCCTCTGTACTCTGGCCCCCCTCAATCAGGTTTTCTTCGGTATCTTTGGATGGAGAGGAAGCTTTCTAATTCTTGGGGGCTTGCTACTAAACTGCTGTGTTGCTGGAGCCCTCATGCGACCAATCGGGCCCAAGCCAACCAAGGCAGGGAAAGATAAGTCTAAAGCATCCCTTGAGAAAGCTGGAAAATCTGGTGTGAAAAAAGATCTGCATGATGCAAATACAGATCTTATTGGAAGACACCCTAAACAAGAGAAACGATCAGTCTTCCAAACAATTAATCAGTTCCTGGACTTAACCCTATTCACCCACAGAGGCTTTTTGCTATACCTCTCTGGAAATGTGATCATGTTTTTTGGACTCTTTGCACCTTTGGTGTTTCTTAGTAGTTATGGGAAGAGTCAGCATTATTCTAGTGAGAAgtctgccttccttctttccattctggcttttgttgacaTGGTAGCCCGACCATCTATGGGACTTGTAGCCAACACAAAGCCAATAAGACCTCGAATTCAGTATTTCTTTGCGGCTTCCGTTGTTGCAAATGGAGTGTGTCATATGCTAGCACCTTTATCCACTACCTATGTTGGATTCTGTGTCTATGCGGGATTCTTTGGATTTGCCTTTGGGTGGCTCAGCTCCGTATTGTTTGAAACATTGATGGACCTTGTTGGACCCCAGAGGTTCTCCAGCGCTGTGGGATTGGTGACCATTGTGGAATGCTGTCCTGTCCTCCTGGGGCCACCACTTTTAG gtCGGCTCAATGACATGTATGGAGACTACAAATACACATACTGGGCATGTGGCGTCGTCCTAATTATTTCAGGTATCTATCTCTTCATTGGCATGGGCATCAATTATCGACTTTTGgcaaaagaacagaaagcaaacgagcagaaaaaggaaagtaaagagGAAGAGACCAGTATAGATGTTGCTGGGAAGCCAAATGAAGTTACCAAAGCAGCAGAATCTCCGGACCAGAAAGACACAGAAGGAGGGCCCAAGGAGGAGGAAAGTCCAGTCTGA